The sequence ATTTTTTCACACTTTTCAAACGATTCAATGATACCTTCACTTCCAGGAACGGTAGGAACTCCGGCTGCTTTCATCGTTGCTTTGGCAGAAGCTTTATCGCCCATACGTTCAATCATTTCTGGAGAAGCACCAATAAATTTTATACCGTGTTCTTGACAGATTTTTGAAAATTTAGCATTTTCAGAAAGAAATCCGTAGCCTGGATGTATCGCGTCTGCGTTGGTAATTTCCGCAGCGGCGATAATGTTAGACATTTTTAGGTAGCTCAAATTACTTGGCGGTGGGCCAATGCAAACTGCTTCATCTGCAAAGCGAACGTGTAGACTTTCTTCATCAGCTGTAGAATAAACAGCCACAGTTTTGATACCCATCTCACGGCAGGTGCGGATAATTCGCAGTGCGATTTCACCCCTATTTGCAATCAATATCTTTTTAAACATAACTTTTTCTGAAATATCAAATTCCAAATTCCAAATCCCAAAAAATTTGGAATTTGGAATTTGTTATTTGGAATTTATACTAAGATGGATCTACTAAAAATAACGGTTGGTCAAATTCTACTGGAGAAGAATCGTCCACTAAAATTTTTACAATCTTTCCTGAAACTTCACTTTCTATTTCGTTGAAAAGTTTCATAGCTTCAATTACGCAAAGCACATCGCCTACGTTTATTGTACTTCCCACTTCTACAAAAACAGGTTTGTCTGGAGAAGGTTTTCTATATAAAGTACCAATGATTGGTGACTTGATTGTAATGTATTTAGATTCGGCTGTATCTTCAGGAGCATCATTTGAAGATCCTGATTGCTGTTGTGGAGCCGAAGTTTGTGGCTGCATTTGCATTTGCGGTTGCGCCATTGTTGGTACTTGCTGAATGTAGGTGGTTTCGCCTCCTTCAGATCCTGTTTTGATAGTGATCTTTATGTCGTCCGTTTCAAGTTTTACTTCGCTGGCACCACTTTTTGCCACAAACTTGATTAAGTTTTGAATGTCCTTTAAATCCATATTATAAAATTTAGTCTTGGGGTTGGTTAAAATTATTTTGAATCGTAGGCCCATTTCACATAAACGGCGCCCCAGGTAAAGCCTCCACCGAAGGAAGCAAAAATTAAATTATCACCTTTTTTAAGTTGTTTTTCATAATCGGCCAAACACAACGGCAAGGTAGCAGAGGTTGTGTTACCATATTTATGAATGTTTATCATTACTTTTTCTTGGGGAAGTTTCATCCTTGAAGCTGCGGCATCAATAATCCGTTTGTTTGCTTGATGTGGAACTAGCCAGTTTACATCATCGCCAGTAAGGTTGTTTTTTAGCATCACTTTTTCACAAACATCGGCCATATTCGAAACTGCGAATTTGAAAACCGTTTTTCCTTCTTGAAAAACGTAATGTTGTTTATTAGTAACGGTTTCAATTGAAGAGGGAAGCAATGAACCGCCTGCATCAATTTTTAGGAAAGGTCTTCCTACTCCGTCTGTGCGCAAATATTCATCTATTACTCCTAAACCTTCTGTATTGGGTTCAAAAAGTACAGCGCCACCACCATCACCAAAAATAATGCAGGTAGTTCTATCTGTATAGTCAATTATTGACGACATTTTATCTGCGCCAATGAGTAATACTTTTTTATATTTTCCGGATTCTATATATCGTGCTGCGGTTGACATTCCGAAGAGAAAACTGGAACAGGCTGCAACCAAATCATAAGAAAAAGCATTTACGGCTCCAATTTGAGTTGCCACATAAACACCAGTTGCAGCCACAGGCATATCTGGCGTTGCAGTTGCCATGATAACCATATCAATCTCTGCTGGGTCTGTGTTGCTTTTTTGAAGAAGATCTTTTGCTGCTTGAATAGCTAAATAGGAAGTGCCTTTGTCTTTATCCTTTAATATTCTCCTTTCCTTAATTCCGGTTCTAGAGGTAATCCAATCGTCGTTGGTATCGACCATTGTTTCCAAAACTTTGTTGGAGAGAACGTAATCTGGAACGTAACTCCCTACAGCGGTAATAGCTGCCGTGATACTACTCATAAAGTTGAATTAAAATTCACAAAAAAGATCGAAAATCTCTTAAAAGGAGTGAAAATTACTAAATTTTAGTTGAAAATCGGCAATAATTAAGTTGTTTTTGACTTTTTGTAAAGTTAAAAAACAAAAAAACCCTCACCATTAGGTGAGAGTTTTGCATTAAAATATATAAGATTATGCTTCTACTTGCTCAGTTGCATCAATAACAACTTGACCACGGTAGTACATTTTACCTTCGTGCCAGTGTGCTCTGTGAAAAAGATGCGCCTCACCCGTTGTAGGGTCTATTGCAATTGTAGGGGCAGTAGCTTTGTAATGCGTTCTTCTCTTATCTCTTCTTGTCTTCGAGATTTTTCTCTTTGGATGTGCCATTGCTATTTATTATTTATCCGTTAATAGTTTTTTTAATGAATCCCAACGGGGATCAGTATTGTCGTCCTCAGGTTCCGATTGTTCGTCGAGATCTTTTGGACTTAGTTCTTCAAGTTTATCGAGTATGTCACTTTTTAATGTTCCGTCTTTTACTCCGGGATGAACTTTTCGTGAAGGCATAGCCAACACTATTGATTCAAAAATATATTGCTGAATGTTCACTTCATAACTTCCGTGAGACAAAATGAGTAAATCTTCATTTTCGTCATTGTATTCATCACCGAATTTTACAACAAACTTATATTCTCCATCGACCTCTTGATCGAAGGGTTCGTTTGTAGTGTCGCAAGCAACGTTTACGGTTCCATTATATGTTAATGTGAACTCTAGCAACGTGCTCATTTTTTCCAGCAGTACATCGAGATTAATGGCAGCGTCATTAAATTCGTCATACTCAAAATGCTCAAAGAACGCTTTTTTTAATTCAAAGTTAAACTGGTGTTTTCCTAATTTAAGCCCTACGAAAGGGATGGTAAATTCTTTCAAATCCTTCATTTTCACACCTATTTAAGACCTTAACCTTACAGATAAGGCGGGTGCAAAGATAAAAAAATATTTGAATAGCAATTGGTTTTTTTATTTCTTTTTTACGAAGCCTCTTTTACGTGAAGCTTGCAGTGGATTTTTG comes from Aequorivita sublithincola DSM 14238 and encodes:
- the accB gene encoding acetyl-CoA carboxylase biotin carboxyl carrier protein codes for the protein MDLKDIQNLIKFVAKSGASEVKLETDDIKITIKTGSEGGETTYIQQVPTMAQPQMQMQPQTSAPQQQSGSSNDAPEDTAESKYITIKSPIIGTLYRKPSPDKPVFVEVGSTINVGDVLCVIEAMKLFNEIESEVSGKIVKILVDDSSPVEFDQPLFLVDPS
- a CDS encoding beta-ketoacyl-ACP synthase III, with amino-acid sequence MSSITAAITAVGSYVPDYVLSNKVLETMVDTNDDWITSRTGIKERRILKDKDKGTSYLAIQAAKDLLQKSNTDPAEIDMVIMATATPDMPVAATGVYVATQIGAVNAFSYDLVAACSSFLFGMSTAARYIESGKYKKVLLIGADKMSSIIDYTDRTTCIIFGDGGGAVLFEPNTEGLGVIDEYLRTDGVGRPFLKIDAGGSLLPSSIETVTNKQHYVFQEGKTVFKFAVSNMADVCEKVMLKNNLTGDDVNWLVPHQANKRIIDAAASRMKLPQEKVMINIHKYGNTTSATLPLCLADYEKQLKKGDNLIFASFGGGFTWGAVYVKWAYDSK
- the rpmF gene encoding 50S ribosomal protein L32 translates to MAHPKRKISKTRRDKRRTHYKATAPTIAIDPTTGEAHLFHRAHWHEGKMYYRGQVVIDATEQVEA
- a CDS encoding YceD family protein encodes the protein MKDLKEFTIPFVGLKLGKHQFNFELKKAFFEHFEYDEFNDAAINLDVLLEKMSTLLEFTLTYNGTVNVACDTTNEPFDQEVDGEYKFVVKFGDEYNDENEDLLILSHGSYEVNIQQYIFESIVLAMPSRKVHPGVKDGTLKSDILDKLEELSPKDLDEQSEPEDDNTDPRWDSLKKLLTDK